The Scyliorhinus torazame isolate Kashiwa2021f chromosome 10, sScyTor2.1, whole genome shotgun sequence genome contains a region encoding:
- the siah1 gene encoding E3 ubiquitin-protein ligase Siah1: MSRQTATTLPTGTSKCTPAQRVPALAGTTASNSDLASLFECPVCFDYVLPPILQCQSGHLVCSNCRPKLTCCPTCRGPLGSIRNLAMEKVANSVLFPCKYASSGCEITLPHTEKADHEELCEFRPYSCPCPGASCKWQGSLDAVMPHLMHQHKSITTLQGEDIVFLATDINLPGAVDWVMMQSCFGFHFMLVLEKQEKYDGHQQFFAIVQLIGTRKQAENFAYRLELNGHRRRLTWEATPRSIHEGIATAIMNSDCLVFDTSIAQLFAENGNLGINVTISMC; encoded by the coding sequence ATGAGTCGTCAGACTGCCACAACACTCCCCACCGGTACATCAAAGTGCACTCCTGCCCAGAGAGTGCCAGCATTGGCAGGAACTACAGCCTCCAACAGTGATTTAGCAAGTCTATTTGAGTGTCCAGTGTGCTTTGACTATGTGCTACCACCAATCCTTCAGTGCCAGAGTGGCCATCTTGTGTGCAGCAACTGCCGTCCTAAACTTACATGCTGTCCCACTTGCCGGGGCCCTTTGGGTTCCATTCGCAACTTGGCTATGGAAAAAGTGGCCAACTCTGTACTGTTCCCTTGTAAATATGCCTCTTCAGGTTGTGAGATAACACTGCCACATACAGAGAAAGCAGACCATGAGGAACTCTGTGAGTTCAGGCCATACTCGTGTCCTTGCCCTGGTGCCTCTTGTAAATGGCAGGGTTCTCTGGATGCTGTAATGCCACACTTGATGCATCAACACAAGTCCATCACAACCTTACAGGGTGAGGACATAGTTTTTCTGGCCACAGACATTAATCTTCCAGGTGCAGTTGATTGGGTTATGATGCAGTCCTGTTTTGGCTTCCATTTCATGTTGGTCTTAGAAAAACAGGAAAAGTATGATGGCCACCAACAGTTTTTTGCCATAGTACAACTAATTGGAACACGCAAACAAGCTGAAAACTTTGCCTATCGACTTGAACTCAATGGCCACAGACGGCGACTGACTTGGGAAGCAACTCCTCGATCAATTCATGAGGGTATTGCCACAGCAATTATGAATAGTGACTGTTTGGTATTTGACACTAGCATTGCACAGCTTTTTGCAGAAAATGGAAACCTGGGAATCAATGTAACAATCTCAATGTGTTGA